The Leishmania panamensis strain MHOM/PA/94/PSC-1 chromosome 32 sequence genome window below encodes:
- the ATG4.1 gene encoding AUT2/APG4/ATG4 cysteine peptidase, putative (TriTrypDB/GeneDB-style sysID: LpmP.32.4020) yields the protein MHSGVQIGPSSKVAENAPSCDLGSLFKWWLNPSRIFRTPNRKLQDKTPAVVVGSGAYSGDRTTEFVMMAMKKLLYFSYRSCFPPLPNGSTTDTRWGCLLRTTQMLIGTCLLRYHCKGAYVLPEADNAELKANISRLFMDVPSAPLGIHKAEDEAHKNCVKYASMLSPTEAGMAMAAALIACHAEGGDVPFTFSCGNRNIDEPAVVAKLLEGQHVILIIPVVLGLAPLSDKYECMMLKILDMKACCGIAGGFKQASFYMFGHQGRKVFFMDPHYIQKAYTSDKTVGTLYGARGDLTARKFDPCMVLGFYLHTLEDYRVFAEELTVVNSLVTFPLISWSRKSSKVTPPSDERAISLEGNAESATAHGKEEEQHGPNPFATDARHATGLNLSFSPEAVVAPWRRLSSPS from the coding sequence ATGCACTCCGGAGTACAAATAGGTCCGAGCAGCAAAGTGGCGGAGAACGCTCCGTCCTGCGACTTGGGCAGCCTTTTCAAGTGGTGGCTCAATCCCAGCAGGATCTTCCGCACCCCGAACCGCAAGCTGCAAGATAAGACGCCTGCCGTCGTGGTGGGATCTGGCGCCTATAGTGGCGACAGGACGACCGAGTTTGTGATGATGGCAATGAAAAAGTTGCTCTACTTCTCCTACCGCAgctgcttccctcccttGCCGAACGGGTCCACGACAGACACCCGCTGGGGCTgtctgctgcgcaccacacaAATGCTCATTGGCACCTGCCTTCTGCGGTATCACTGCAAGGGTGCGTACGTGTTGCCAGAGGCGGACAACGCTGAGCTCAAGGCGAATATATCGAGGTTGTTCATGGACGTTCCATCCGCCCCGCTTGGCATCCACAAGGCAGAGGATGAGGCTCACAAGAACTGTGTCAAGTACGCGAGTATGCTTTCCCCCACTGAGGCGGGCATGGCGATGGCAGCCGCCTTGATTGCATGTCACGCCGAGGGTGGGGATGTGCCATTCACATTTTCCTGCGGGAACCGCAACATCGATGAgccagcagtggtggcaaaGCTCTTGGAGGGCCAGCACGTTATTCTTATTATTCCTGTTGTCTTGGGCCTTGCACCCTTGTCGGATAAGTACGAGTGCATGATGCTCAAGATTCTCGACATGAAGGCATGCTGCGGCATCGCGGGAGGCTTCAAGCAGGCATCCTTCTACATGTTTGGCCACCAGGGCCGCAAAGTCTTCTTCATGGACCCACATTATATCCAAAAGGCCTATACGTCTGACAAGACCGTCGGCACCCTGTACGGGGCTCGCGGTGACCTGACGGCGCGCAAGTTTGACCCGTGCATGGTTCTTGGCTTTTATCTTCACACTCTGGAAGACTACCGCGTCTTTGCGGAAGAACTGACGGTGGTCAACTCCCTTGTAACTTTTCCACTCATCAGTTGGAGCCGCAAATCGTCGAAGGTGACGCCTCCCTCCGACGAACGTGCCATTTCTTTGGAGGGGAACGCGGAGAGCGCTACGGCACacgggaaagaggaagagcagcacggGCCGAATCCGTTCGCTACTGATGCGAGGCACGCCACAGGCTTGAATCTGAGCTTTTCTCCAGAGGCTGTCGTAGCGCCATGGCGCCGATTGTCATCGCCATCATAG
- a CDS encoding hypothetical protein (TriTrypDB/GeneDB-style sysID: LpmP.32.3980) has product MRAAVSSSDGPSEAAQRTPAAVSLTVADVNALSSRGDAASVGAAVGQRGALTPSRSVGELESVVESLLQENATLREKLQRDRRQMLRSAMDIRDLHASHKWIRQKDLSRMDGLYRENQRLREMLKTQDSTQGAVDSMLPHPPAATASRSSLQSLCSSPEVPAEVKAMGEDMSALQAEVVRLRSSLALKTQHLDDLWKHAERAECYVQDLLQKLGYMQVIVREESCSSARLSHHLESVEHPLEDIASFVTLRGRSSSAQPTTSYTTAESSFATLGRQEYVKRVASVEGV; this is encoded by the coding sequence ATGCGCGCCGcggtcagcagcagcgatggtcCTTCTGAAGCCGCGCAGAGAACACCCGCAGCCGTGTCCTTAACAGTCGCCGACGTCAACGCCCTTTCAAGTAGAGGTGACGCGGCTTCGGTAGGCGCGGCCGTCGGCCAACGGGGTGCGTTGACGCCGTCTCGCTCGGTAGGAGAGCTGGAGTCCGTGgtggagtcgctgctgcaagaGAATGCGACACTGcgcgagaagctgcagcgcgatcGACGCCAAATGCTTCGATCTGCCATGGATATTCGTGACTTGCATGCAAGCCATAAGTGGATTAGGCAGAAGGACTTGAGCCGCATGGATGGGCTATATCGCGAGAACCAGAGACTTAGGGAGATGCTCAAGACGCAGGACAGTACCCAAGGTGCTGTCGATTCGATGTTGCCACATCCACCAGCTGCAACGGCGTCTCGTTCGTCATTACAGAGTCTTTGCTCTTCCCCTGAAGTGCCTGCCGAGGTAAAGGCGATGGGAGAAGACATGTCGGCGCTTCAGGCTGAGGTGGTACGTCTGCGAAGTTCGCTGGCGCTCAAGACGCAGCACCTGGATGACTTGTGGAAGCATGCGGAGCGTGCCGAGTGTTACGTGCAGGATTTACTGCAGAAGCTGGGGTACATGCAGGTCATTGTGCGagaggagagctgcagctctgcccGCCTGTCCCACCATCTCGAAAGCGTTGAGCACCCGCTGGAGGACATCGCCTCCTTCGTGACCCTGCGCGGCCGCTCGAGCTCGGCGCAGCCGACCACATCCTATACCACCGCTGAGTCCTCATTTGCCACATTGGGTAGACAGGAGTATGTCAAGCGTGTCGCGAGTGTTGAGGGAGTCTGA
- a CDS encoding hypothetical protein (TriTrypDB/GeneDB-style sysID: LpmP.32.3970) — protein sequence MSSTKRLTDAFRLQFQWIPVLITDRSHHTSGERKRSVLFAVLHVTFLLVLCGHFVSVMASWVLAFILQAGAMGLCVLHLTILEEYADRMNKSLELEHVINPLIIAEASVRCFACLQCVLSRSWLLLLAGCVEIAYDVYVVQHRSLLIDGTTIWKEVDIFRTDGRLRVAYQLLMIPVCILYLIFSIYSS from the coding sequence ATGAGTAGCACAAAGCGTCTCACTGATGCCTTCAGGCTTCAGTTTCAGTGGATTCCGGTGCTCATCACCGATCGAAGCCATCACACAAGCGGAGAGCGCAAACGCTCCGTCCTGTTTGCGGTGCTGCATGTCACGTTCCTGCTGGTTTTATGTGGCCACTTTGTGAGCGTAATGGCTTCGTGGGTGCTCGCGTTCATCCTGCAGGCCGGAGCGATGGGGCTGTGCGTGCTTCATCTCACCATACTTGAAGAATACGCGGATCGAATGAACAAATCACTGGAGCTAGAGCACGTGATCAACCCTCTCATCATCGCAGAGGCCTCCGTACGATGCTTTGCTTGCCTGCAGTGTGTCCTCAGTCGCTCGTGGCTACTTCTCCTTGCTGGCTGCGTAGAGATTGCGTACGACGTCTacgtggtgcagcaccgctctcTGCTGATCGACGGGACTACGATTTGGAAGGAGGTTGATATCTTTCGCACTGATGGGCGGCTCCGTGTGGCATATCAGCTGTTGATGATTCCTGTCTGCATCTTGTACCTCATCTTTTCTATTTACAGCTCGTAa
- a CDS encoding hypothetical protein (TriTrypDB/GeneDB-style sysID: LpmP.32.4010), giving the protein MEFLGRESAGVVSVACSSASTTSFATLSSHGALTLWDVRIPRKNYMTLHNPNKAAAKEASELRYLHDRHAAVALCGNTVQLFDTRKCVSCVSEFTSGKECVAFLKDEPPANSTTTLIADEDGGMFVYDITDGSRPPYVEAYIFGEEHRSPLPQGHRFGRLTNYCSGLHCVDLAIGEGSTATRLLFAVGMDGEGALYSGADDTDFARVAFSISQESPRSGSGQMVNPPLVNCTAICGAQVAVGRADGMYSVFEVERSGLSEAMASPGHTINGLCYVNWVSPAVLLTTSLCGEITGWAIGEYMAGNSGEEEEEAEGPEVVAALAHREVPGCQLATVNCADRLAAMRYIFGDTLGGVTLAQLDL; this is encoded by the coding sequence ATGGAGTTCCTTGGCAGAGAGTCTGCAGGGGTCGTCTCTGTCGCGTGTAGCTCGGCGTCCACCACGTCGTTTGCCACCCTCTCGAGTCACGGCGCTCTCACACTGTGGGATGTGCGCATTCCACGCAAGAACTACATGACACTTCACAATCCAAACAAAGCCGCTGCCAAGGAAGCTTCCGAGCTGCGTTACCTACACGACCGAcacgctgctgtcgcgctgTGCGGCAATACTGTGCAGCTCTTTGACACACGCAAGTGCGTTTCGTGTGTGTCCGAGTTCACGAGCGGCAAGGAGTGCGTCGCCTTCTTGAAAGACGAGCCACCGGCGAACTCGACAACGACGCTGATTGCGGACGAGGATGGCGGAATGTTTGTGTACGACATTACAGACGGCTCCCGACCTCCTTATGTCGAGGCGTACATCTTTGGCGAGGAGCACCGCTCTCCCTTGCCACAAGGCCACCGGTTTGGGCGCCTGACAAACTACTGTAGCGGATTGCACTGCGTTGATCTCGCCATTGGTGAAGGCAGCACCGCTACCCGACTACTCTTTGCTGTCGGAATGGACGGCGAGGGCGCCCTCTACAGCGGGGCCGACGACACGGATTTCGCGCGCGTTGCGTTCTCAATCTCGCAGGAGTCGCCgaggagcggcagtggcCAAATGGTGAACCCGCCACTCGTCAACTGCACCGCCATCTGTGGTGCACAAGTGGCCGTTGGGCGGGCGGACGGTATGTACTCGGTCTTCGAGGTTGAGCGCAGTGGACTGAGCGAGGCAATGGCGTCTCCCGGGCACACCATCAACGGACTGTGCTATGTGAACTGGGTGTCGCCCGCGGTGCTGTTGACAACGTCGCTTTGCGGCGAGATCACAGGATGGGCCATCGGTGAATACATGGCAGGCAacagtggagaggaggaggaggaggcggaggggccagaggtggtggcagcccTTGCGCATCGAGAGGTACCCGGCTGCCAGCTGGCGACGGTGAACTGTGCTGACCGACTTGCTGCCATGCGCTATATCTTTGGTGATACTCTAGGCGGTGTGACACTGGCTCAGCTGGATCTCTAA
- a CDS encoding hypothetical protein (TriTrypDB/GeneDB-style sysID: LpmP.32.3990) — protein MGLQSPLWLWTHQQITRDAGVPKGLRKVMQLVEWMRRHGAESRHIAILVPFSWKAMCQQELQQHSAQLEMKECPVVLAHHELPALNKRDNTKYRYRAVLYLMDALPRNLSVSAPLLASEELFISEAMGAAMDAFVLCADAGWMAPQLQAKWYKIFVTKLEDVRAVISFDATTTTQAAMDAASAYFPSLVGPTIPLCCSRHPNQRQLEYGLTRIEPCCKHFCLHPYTCRRPDHMCTRTCHYGEDHLTCSYACGATLPCGHQCLLECGAPCNCFEVVEVPLTCSHERLLGMNKETLEPIYGVVRHVYKGVCRDAELPCAVSYETECARCLGVFAVSCFEAQEQGHSLAHKTLICAACKRGERELRAKLLGELLAGVESQKKKVKAELQRSLHHQRKAAAQGLFRPGTRVEIVDATKCVPPLFAEDDFPGLEFVDMEEPTFFQEMEGAYGTFVSNHVDVMDRSEVRNLVRLPSGKHVLVTDGGLRMIQALTSNITQAAPLMLTFKGREDSAVDGAALDSAEFAAAKMMLNGVYYLSQPVACDEVAGAEALTDKVVRVVELDPLSSKNVVVECELHRVFERPQAEIGDVHSESAPTGSRVTDSLNGSPKRRRLELGAVDVSRYECTEQVVRLSVPIATLEPMPGMVADKYVFVSSPERQVRNPHDMVKIEAMLRSLSGLSLPTDTHVTAAPIDPDTPYSLLKVVNPPMNCEAVRSPCAVLKYNDPRVLVRTNLDKFPHRRGGGTRHNGDYGAPHRGFGVPSAAAASALLVVVPFVFTVADELTEAEGALDAAAQKIFEQRLQAELTTSSEELALRHEEEAFHALQQMPEVTTAAMAADLHAYSIPIPLPTAAKVAAARQKAMELPVGTPISSRLAHAKDRLLCKQEMVQLPQWVTAMTERAYKERDSDAQHIKYIHSLCR, from the coding sequence ATGGGTTTGCAATCCCCGCTTTGGCTGTGGACGCACCAACAGATAACTCGCGACGCCGGCGTACCGAAGGGGCTGCGTAAGGTAATGCAGCTTGTTGAATGGatgcgccgccacggcgcggAGTCGCGACACATTGCCATTCTCGTGCCATTCTCGTGGAAGGCAATGTGCCAGCAGGAACTCCAGCAGCACAGTGCTCAGTTGGAGATGAAGGAGTGCCCGGTTGTTCTCGCCCACCACGAGCTGCCTGCGTTGAATAAACGAGACAATACCAAGTACCGGTACCGAGCAGTTCTCTACTTGATGGATGCGCTGCCCCGAAATTTAAGTgtgtcggcgccgcttctggcAAGCGAGGAGCTCTTTATTTCGGAGGCGATGGGCGCGGCGATGGATGCGTTTGTGCTGTGTGCCGATGCGGGGTGGATGGCGCCTCAGCTGCAGGCGAAGTGGTACAAGATCTTCGTCACCAAGCTAGAAGACGTCCGCGCGGTCATCTCTTTCGACGCCACTACGACGACGCAGGCGGCCATGGATGCGGCCTCCGCGTACTTCCCCTCACTTGTAGGCCCCACGATCcctctgtgctgcagcaggcacccgaaccagcggcagctcgaGTATGGTCTTACGCGCATCGAGCCCTGTTGTAAGCATTTCTGCCTGCACCCGTACACATGCCGTCGCCCTGACCACATGTGCACGCGCACCTGTCACTATGGGGAGGACCACCTGACGTGCTCGTACGCCTGCGGTGCCACCCTCCCCTGCGGCCACCAGTGCCTTCTGGAGTGCGGTGCTCCATGTAACTGCTTCGAGGTGGTCGAGGTGCCGCTGACATGCTCGCATGAGAGGCTACTCGGGATGAATAAGGAAACACTCGAGCCCATTTACGGTGTGGTGCGCCACGTCTACAAAGGCGTGTGCCGCGACGCCGAGCTGCCGTGCGCCGTGTCGTACGAGACGGAGTGCGCGCGGTGCCTCGGTGTCTTCGCGGTGTCGTGCTTTGAGGCACAGGAGCAAGGCCACTCGCTAGCTCATAAAACACTGATCTGTGCAGCGTGCAAGCGCGGCGAACGCGAACTGCGGGCGAAGCTTCTAGGCGAGTTGCTTGCTGGTGTCGAGtcgcagaagaaaaaggtcAAGGCGGAGCTTCAGCGGTCACTGCACCACCAGCgcaaagcggcagcgcagggcCTTTTTCGGCCCGGCACCCGCGTGGAGATCGTCGACGCGACAAAgtgcgtgccgccgctcttCGCCGAGGATGACTTTCCCGGCCTGGAATTTGTGGACATGGAGGAGCCGACGTTCTTCCAGGAGATGGAGGGAGCCTACGGCACCTTTGTCAGCAATCATGTCGATGTGATGGACCGCAGCGAGGTGCGTAACCTTGTTCGGCTGCCTAGCGGCAAGCATGTGTTGGTGACGGATGGCGGGCTGCGCATGATACAGGCCCTGACAAGCAACATAACGcaagctgcgccgctcatGCTGACGTtcaagggaagagaggacagCGCTGTGGATGGGGCTGCGCTGGACAGCGCCGAGTTCGCGGCCGCCAAAATGATGCTGAACGGCGTGTATTACCTCTCTCAGCCGGTCGCATGTGATGAGGTGGCGGGGGCAGAGGCGCTCACGGACAAGGTCGTGCGCGTCGTGGAGCTTGACCCGCTGTCTTCCAAGAACGTTGTGGTGGAGTGTGAGCTTCATCGCGTCTTCGAGCGCCCCCAAGCGGAAATAGGTGATGTGCACAGCGAGTCCGCTCCTACTGGCAGTAGGGTGACGGACTCATTGAACGGGTCCCCAAAGCGGCGTCGCCTTGAGCTGGGCGCGGTGGATGTATCCCGGTACGAGTGCACCGAGCAGGTGGTGCGCCTTTCCGTTCCCATTGCAACACTGGAGCCGATGCCTGGTATGGTGGCAGACAAGTATGTGTTCGTCAGCTCCCCGGAGAGGCAAGTGCGCAACCCGCACGATATGGTGAAGATCGAAGCGATGCTGCGCAGTCTCAGTGGGCTGTCCTTGCCCACTGATACGCACgtgacagcagcaccaatcGACCCTGACACCCCGTACTCTCTTTTGAAGGTGGTGAACCCTCCCATGAACtgcgaggcggtgcgcaGTCCTTGCGCAGTGCTAAAGTACAATGATCCTCGTGTGTTGGTTCGTACTAACCTCGACAAGTTCCCGCAccgtcgtggcggcggcacccgCCACAATGGAGACTACGGTGCACCCCACCGCGGATTTGGCGTGCCgtcggccgccgctgcctctgcgctaCTCGTGGTGGTCCCTTTTGTGTTCACGGTGGCCGATGAActgacggaggcggagggggcgcTGGATGCGGCGGCTCAGAAAATTTttgagcagcgcctgcaggcCGAGCTGACGACCTCAAGCGAGGAGCTTGCCTTGCGccatgaggaggaggcttTCCACGCACTACAGCAGATGCCGGAGGTcaccacggcggcgatggccgCTGACCTACACGCCTACAGCATTCCGATACCACTGCCAACCGCCGCCAAAGTGGCAGCAGCCCGGCAGAAAGCAATGGAGCTGCCGGTAGGGACACCCATCTCTAGTCGGCTTGCGCACGCCAAGGACAGGCTCCTTTGCAAGCAAGAGATGGTGCAACTGCCGCAGTGGGTGACGGCAATGACGGAGCGAGCTTACAAAGAAAGAGATTCGGACGCACAGCATATCAAGTACATTCACTCCTTGTGTCGATGA
- a CDS encoding hypothetical protein (TriTrypDB/GeneDB-style sysID: LpmP.32.3960) — protein MRFIESQREVIHTLRFPLQHSATDRKRAYMFLLVYVLTIIAFGGNLFHFISGWIAATVLQVVMTILIMIYAFNINDYSDKSMSSMECERACNPLLDAYVALRAVQVVQALVLRSFLCTFLYAVVLIVTLFRIRQQKLYVDAVNLWREVSLYEREGFVFIAIDVMMIIVLLIVMVFSIVTKYSE, from the coding sequence ATGCGCTTCATCGAGAGCCAGAGGGAGGTGATTCACACCCTTCGCTTCCCCTTGCAGCACTCGGCGACGGACCGCAAGAGGGCCTACATGTTCCTGCTCGTGTACGTTTTGACCATTATTGCATTCGGCGGTAATCTTTTCCATTTCATCAGTGGCTGGATTGCTGCCACAGTTCTCCAGGTTGTCATGACCATATTGATCATGATCTATGCCTTTAACATTAACGACTACAGTGACAAGAGCATGAGCTCAATGGAGTGCGAGCGGGCCTGCAACCCGCTGCTTGATGCGTACGTTGCGCTACGTGCGGTGCAGGTGGTTCAGGCGCTCGTCTTGCGCAGCTTCCTGTGCACCTTCCTCTATGCTGTAGTGTTGATCGTAACACTATTCCGCATACGTCAGCAGAAGCTGTACGTGGACGCCGTGAACCTATGGCGCGAGGTGTCCCTATATGAGCGCGAAGGCTTTGTTTTCATAGCCATTGATGTGATGATGATTATCGTGCTGCTGATTGTGATGGTGTTCTCCATCGTCACGAAGTACTCCGAATGA
- a CDS encoding myosin XXI (TriTrypDB/GeneDB-style sysID: LpmP.32.4000), whose product MPERVSVNQEVYYFDPKSGWLRGTVKQVDDGKVLIVDNASHAAVTVASENVHGYISESYDPEDAELFHVSDLHVATLLHCVKDRFEQLQQQYSLMGEMVLSVNPFRRMPFNSEEERKKYLALPDPRMLPPHIWQVAHKAFNAVFVQGRGNQSIVISGESGSGKTENAKMLIAYLGQLSYMHSKNTSQRSIADRIDENLTWSNPAMESFGNARTVRNDNSSRFGKYIKLYLDPASGIVMGGQTVTYLLEKSRIIMQSPGERNYHIFYEMLAGLSPEEKQKLGGLKTAQDYKCLNGGGTFIRRGVDGKPLDDAHEFQTVCRALSMIGVSLETQNCMFRVLAAILHLMEVEFEADNNDKAQIANEETLATGSRLLCLDEAKVRECFLVKSKTSLVTILASKTEAEGLRNAFCKGLYVGMFDRLVEFVNAAIHPQGDCSNCKYVGLLDIFGFENFTRNSFEQMCINYANESLQNHYNKYTFISDEEECRREGIETLKIEFPDNSDCVQMLDAKRTGIFSMLDEECNFKGGSADRFTTNVWQQWNGKSPYFVRPKSTIPNQFGVNHYASFVNYDTTEWLEKNTDALKEDMRECVQESTDEFIQTLLSTERCEAHRKQTVAIRFQRQLTDLRTELESTETQFIRCIKSNMVADPSFLENLLVGSQLESAGVLQTIALKRQGYPVRRPLAQFCRYFYLIMPPSTVSLFKQERYSDACGDFLQRYQRLYNWAVPNYAVGKTKVFLRAEVWAGLERLVLRRRAQLLHRCKPYLHRWVEEIRERRRIEEQKRLEALRKLREAREAKAATAVNGVPAEKVQWVEEVSNMFPDFDMDTLMDVAVEADTREEVLEAILAIQADRVDKQSASGFIDVVTAANVSHDLINGFILADIKTVSALSKLQPEELKSLGASEIEVVAITKKLIHQQGQRVKYSRLAESIGRTGEDAAADDIKRAETARHRDDFDTKVQVLASMGFDESISRLVLAHYNGNVHRTAARLLYGVDSRKMKNNARKHKDFNTTNVGVQQLISLGATKHDAKMALRRSNGDTNGAATMLFKTR is encoded by the coding sequence ATGCCGGAGCGGGTATCTGTGAACCAGGAGGTGTACTACTTCGACCCCAAGAGTGGGTGGCTGCGTGGTACCGTGAAGCAGGTCGATGACGGCAAGGTGTTGATAGTGGACAATGCCTCCCATGCAGCTGTCACGGTGGCTTCAGAGAATGTCCACGGCTACATCTCAGAGAGCTACGATCCGGAGGACGCGGAGCTCTTCCACGTGAGCGATTTGCACGTGGCTACTCTTTTGCACTGCGTCAAGGACCGcttcgagcagctgcagcagcagtactcGCTCATGGGCGAGATGGTGCTCTCCGTCAACCCGTTCCGGCGGATGCCCTTcaacagcgaagaggagcgcaAGAAATACCTGGCGCTGCCAGACCCCCGTATGCTCCCCCCGCACATCTGGCAGGTGGCACACAAGGCCTTCAACGCGGTCTTTGTTCAGGGGCGGGGCAACCAGTCCATCGTCATCTCTGGCGAGTCTGGCTCTGGAAAAACTGAGAACGCCAAGATGCTCATCGCGTACCTCGGTCAACTGAGCTACATGCACAGCAAAAACACCTCGCAGCGCAGTATCGCGGACAGAATCGACGAGAACCTGACCTGGAGCAACCCCGCCATGGAGTCGTTTGgcaacgcacgcacagtgcGCAACGACAACTCTTCGCGCTTCGGCAAGTACATCAAACTCTACCTTGACCCTGCCTCCGGCATCGTGATGGGAGGCCAGACTGTCACCTACTTACTGGAGAAAAGCCGCATCATCATGCAGTCTCCTGGTGAGCGCAACTACCACATTTTCTACGAAATGTTGGCGGGGCTGTCGccggaggagaagcagaagctTGGCGGGCTCAAGACTGCTCAGGACTACAAGTGCCTgaacggcggtggcacctTCATCCGCCGTGGCGTGGATGGCAAGCCGCTCGATGACGCGCACGAGTTTCAGACGGTTTGCCGCGCGCTCTCCATGATCGGTGTGTCGCTGGAGACCCAGAACTGCATGTTCCGTGTGCTGGCGGCCATTCTGCACCTGATGGAGGTAGAGTTCGAAGCGGACAACAATGACAAGGCGCAGATTGCAAACGAGGAGACGCTCGCGACAGGCAGCAGGCTGCTCTGCTTGGACGAGGCCAAGGTTCGCGAGTGTTTCCTCGTGAAGAGCAAGACGTCACTTGTCACCATCCTCGCCTCCAAGACGGAGGCCGAGGGCCTGCGCAACGCCTTCTGTAAGGGACTGTACGTCGGCATGTTTGACCGACTCGTCGAGTTTGTGAACGCCGCCATTCATCCCCAAGGGGACTGCAGCAACTGCAAGTATGTCGGATTGCTCGACATTTTCGGGTTCGAGAACTTCACGCGCAACAGCTTCGAGCAAATGTGTATCAACTACGCGAACGAGTCCCTGCAGAATCACTACAACAAGTATACGTTCATCAGCGACGAAGAGGAGTGCCGGCGTGAGGGCATAGAGACCCTGAAGATCGAGTTCCCAGACAACTCCGACTGCGTTCAAATGTTGGATGCAAAACGCACGGGCATCTTCTCGATGCTGGACGAGGAGTGCAATTTCAAAGGTGGCAGCGCGGACCGCTTCACCACGAACgtgtggcagcagtggaatGGCAAGAGTCCGTACTTTGTGAGACCGAAAAGCACCATTCCGAACCAGTTCGGTGTAAATCACTACGCCTCCTTTGTCAACTACGACACAACGGAGTGGCTGGAGAAGAACACGGACGCGCTCAAGGAGGACATGCGCGAGTGCGTGCAGGAGTCCACCGACGAGTTCATCCAGACCCTTCTCTCGACGGAGAGATGTGAGGCACACCGCAAACAGACCGTTGCTATCCGCTTCCAGCGCCAACTCACAGACCTACGCACCGAGCTGGAGTCTACCGAGACACAATTCATTCGCTGCATCAAGTCAAACATGGTAGCAGACCCCTCGTTCCTTGAAAACCTGCTTGTCGGCTCGCAGCTCGAGTCCGCTGGTGTGCTGCAGACCATCGCCCTCAAGCGCCAGGGCTACCCAGTGCGCCGCCCGCTAGCGCAGTTTTGCAGGTACTTCTACCTCATCATGCCCCCTTCCACTGTCTCACTTTTCAAACAGGAGCGCTACAGCGACGCGTGCGGGGACTTTTTACAGCGGTACCAGCGTCTGTACAACTGGGCGGTCCCTAACTACGCCGTCGGCAAGACGAAGGTGTTCCTTCGGGCGGAGGTGTGGGCCGGACTGGAgcggctggtgctgcgtcgccgcgcgcagctcctgcaccgctgcaaGCCCTACCTGCACCGCTGGGTTGAGGAGATCCGCGAGCGCAGGCGCAtcgaggagcagaagcggctggaggcactgcgcaagctgcgcgaggcgcgGGAGGCGAAGGCCGCCACAGCCGTTAACGGTGTGCCggcggagaaggtgcagtGGGTTGAGGAGGTGTCGAACATGTTTCCAGACTTCGACATGGACACGCTGATGGATGTGGCAGTAGAGGCGGACACACGCGAGGAGGTTCTCGAAGCTATCCTTGCCATCCAGGCGGACCGTGTTGACAAGCAATCGGCATCTGGGTTTATCGACGTGGTGACGGCTGCGAACGTGAGTCATGATCTCATCAACGGCTTTATCTTGGCTGACATCAAGACAGTGTCAGCGCTGTCGAAGCTGCAGCCGGAGGAGTTGAAGAGCCTCGGTGCCAGCGAAAtagaggtggtggcgatcACCAAGAAGCTGATTCATCAGCAGGGTCAGCGCGTCAAGTACAGCCGTCTTGCCGAGTCCATCGGCAGGACCGGCGAggatgccgccgctgatgacATTAAGCGTGCCGAGACTGCCCGCCACCGGGACGACTTTGATACCAAGGTGCAGGTGCTTGCCAGCATGGGATTTGATGAGTCCATCAGCCGTCTTGTGTTGGCGCACTACAATGGCAATGTGCATCGAACGGCGGCGCGTCTGCTTTATGGTGTGGACAGCCGCAAGATGAAGAACAACGCGCGCAAGCATAAGGATTTCAACACGACAAACGtcggtgtgcagcagctcatctCTCTCGGTGCCACAAAGCATGACGCAAAGATGGCGCTACGTCGCAGCAATGGAGACACGAACGGCGCTGCTACGATGTTGTTCAAGACGCGCtaa